From a single Accipiter gentilis chromosome 8, bAccGen1.1, whole genome shotgun sequence genomic region:
- the ATG4C gene encoding cysteine protease ATG4C isoform X1 gives MEATGTDEVEKIKSKFMSAWHNMKYSWVLKTKTYFSRNSPVFLLGKCYHFKTDESGELSTDGSNFDKINAEISGNVEEFRKDFISRIWLTYREEFPQIKGSALTTDCGWGCTLRTGQMLLAQGLMLHFLGRAWVWPEALDIDNSDSESWTAHTVKKLTASFEASLTAEREPKILSNHHRGTLKRNCDDNEMRNEVYHRKIISWFGDSPLAAFGLHQLIEHGKKSGKIAGDWYGPAVVAHILRKAVEEARDPELQGVTVYVAQDCTVYSSDVIDRQCSLTDSGKADTKAVIILVPVRLGGERTNMDYLEFVKGILSLEYCVGIIGGKPKQSYYFAGFQDDSLIYMDPHYCQSFVDVSIKDFPLESFHCPSPKKMSFKKMDPSCTIGFYCRTVQDFEKASEEITKMLKSSSKEKYPLFTFVKGHSRDYDFASSPLHEENDLFSEDEKKRLKRFSTEEFVLL, from the exons ATGGAGGCCACAGGGACAGATGAAGTAGAAAAGATAAAATCAAAGTTTATGTCTGCATGGCACAACATGAAATACA GTTGGGTGTTGAAAACAAAAACTTACTTCAGTAGAAACTCTCCAGTCTTTCTGCTGGGAAAATGTTACCACTTCAAAACTGATG AATCTGGTGAACTCTCTACAGATGGGTCCAATTTTGATAAAATCAATGCAGAGATTTCAGGAAATGTCGAGGAGTTTCgtaaagattttatttctagAATATGGCTGACTTACAGAGAGGAGTTTCCTCAGATAAAGGGGTCCGCGTTAACCACAGACTGTGGTTGGGGTTGCACGCTGAGAACTGGTCAAATGCTGCTGGCTCAAGGTCTTATGCTTCATTTTCTTGGTAGAG CCTGGGTCTGGCCAGAGGCATTGGACATTGACAATTCCGATTCTGAATCGTGGACAGCCCATACAGTCAAAAAGCTGACAGCATCATTCGAAGCATCACTTACAGCAGAAAGAGAACCCAAGATCCTGTCAAATCATCATCGGGGAACATTAAAGAGAAACTGTGATGACAATGAAATGAGAAATGAAGtttatcacagaaaaataatttcttggttTGGCGACTCTCCGCTGGCAGCTTTTGGCTTACATCAGCTAATAGAACATGGAAAGAAGTCTGGAAAAATTGCTGGAGATTGGTATGGGCCTGCAGTTGTTGCACACATTTTAAG AAAAGCTGTTGAAGAAGCAAGAGACCCTGAGCTACAAGGAGTAACAGTCTATGTTGCTCAGGATTGTACAG TCTACAGTTCAGATGTTATTGACAGACAGTGTTCTCTTACGGATTCTGGAAAAGCAGACACAAAAGCTGTAATTATATTAGTTCCTGTGAGACTCGGTGGAGAGAGAACAAACATGGACTACTTAGAGTTTGTAAAG GGAATTTTAAGCCTTGAGTATTGTGTTGGTATTATTGGTGGCAAACCCAAGCAGTCATATTACTTTGCTGGATTTCAAG ATGACAGTTTGATTTACATGGATCCTCATTACTGCCAATCTTTTGTAGATGTCAGCATAAAGGATTTCCCTCTTGAG TCATTCCACtgtccttctcccaaaaagatgTCATTCAAAAAAATGGATCCGAGCTGCACGATAGGATTTTACTGTAGAACCGTGCAGGACTTTGAGAAGGCTTCTGAAGAAATAACGAAG ATGCTGAAATCTTCATCTAAGGAGAAATACCCCTTGTTTACTTTTGTAAAGGGTCATTCTAGAGACTATGACTTTGCTTCCAGTCCACTCCATGAAGAAAATGACCTTTTCTCtgaggatgaaaagaaaagattaaaaagatttAGTACAGAGGAGTTTGTCTTGCTTTAA
- the ATG4C gene encoding cysteine protease ATG4C isoform X2 gives MEATGTDEVEKIKSKFMSAWHNMKYSWVLKTKTYFSRNSPVFLLGKCYHFKTDESGELSTDGSNFDKINAEISGNVEEFRKDFISRIWLTYREEFPQIKGSALTTDCGWGCTLRTGQMLLAQGLMLHFLGRAWVWPEALDIDNSDSESWTAHTVKKLTASFEASLTAEREPKILSNHHRGTLKRNCDDNEMRNEVYHRKIISWFGDSPLAAFGLHQLIEHGKKSGKIAGDWYGPAVVAHILRKAVEEARDPELQGVTVYVAQDCTVYSSDVIDRQCSLTDSGKADTKAVIILVPVRLGGERTNMDYLEFVKGILSLEYCVGIIGGKPKQSYYFAGFQDDSLIYMDPHYCQSFVDVSIKDFPLESFHCPSPKKMSFKKMDPSCTIGFYCRTVQDFEKASEEITKHKYRAGAAVSVWLLSTMRQIHEVGKKLWPLAQHLGRLCLFLAAASAATLHCY, from the exons ATGGAGGCCACAGGGACAGATGAAGTAGAAAAGATAAAATCAAAGTTTATGTCTGCATGGCACAACATGAAATACA GTTGGGTGTTGAAAACAAAAACTTACTTCAGTAGAAACTCTCCAGTCTTTCTGCTGGGAAAATGTTACCACTTCAAAACTGATG AATCTGGTGAACTCTCTACAGATGGGTCCAATTTTGATAAAATCAATGCAGAGATTTCAGGAAATGTCGAGGAGTTTCgtaaagattttatttctagAATATGGCTGACTTACAGAGAGGAGTTTCCTCAGATAAAGGGGTCCGCGTTAACCACAGACTGTGGTTGGGGTTGCACGCTGAGAACTGGTCAAATGCTGCTGGCTCAAGGTCTTATGCTTCATTTTCTTGGTAGAG CCTGGGTCTGGCCAGAGGCATTGGACATTGACAATTCCGATTCTGAATCGTGGACAGCCCATACAGTCAAAAAGCTGACAGCATCATTCGAAGCATCACTTACAGCAGAAAGAGAACCCAAGATCCTGTCAAATCATCATCGGGGAACATTAAAGAGAAACTGTGATGACAATGAAATGAGAAATGAAGtttatcacagaaaaataatttcttggttTGGCGACTCTCCGCTGGCAGCTTTTGGCTTACATCAGCTAATAGAACATGGAAAGAAGTCTGGAAAAATTGCTGGAGATTGGTATGGGCCTGCAGTTGTTGCACACATTTTAAG AAAAGCTGTTGAAGAAGCAAGAGACCCTGAGCTACAAGGAGTAACAGTCTATGTTGCTCAGGATTGTACAG TCTACAGTTCAGATGTTATTGACAGACAGTGTTCTCTTACGGATTCTGGAAAAGCAGACACAAAAGCTGTAATTATATTAGTTCCTGTGAGACTCGGTGGAGAGAGAACAAACATGGACTACTTAGAGTTTGTAAAG GGAATTTTAAGCCTTGAGTATTGTGTTGGTATTATTGGTGGCAAACCCAAGCAGTCATATTACTTTGCTGGATTTCAAG ATGACAGTTTGATTTACATGGATCCTCATTACTGCCAATCTTTTGTAGATGTCAGCATAAAGGATTTCCCTCTTGAG TCATTCCACtgtccttctcccaaaaagatgTCATTCAAAAAAATGGATCCGAGCTGCACGATAGGATTTTACTGTAGAACCGTGCAGGACTTTGAGAAGGCTTCTGAAGAAATAACGAAG CACAAATACCGAGCAGGCGCAGCAGTTTCTGTCTGGCTTCTCAGCACCATGCGGCAGATCCATGAGGTCGGCAAGAAGCTCTGGCCTCTTGCACAGCACCTGGGACGGCTCTGCCTTTTCCTGGCCGCAGCCTCTGCTGCTACTTTACATTGTTACTGA
- the ATG4C gene encoding cysteine protease ATG4C isoform X3, giving the protein MEATGTDEVEKIKSKFMSAWHNMKYSWVLKTKTYFSRNSPVFLLGKCYHFKTDESGELSTDGSNFDKINAEISGNVEEFRKDFISRIWLTYREEFPQIKGSALTTDCGWGCTLRTGQMLLAQGLMLHFLGRAWVWPEALDIDNSDSESWTAHTVKKLTASFEASLTAEREPKILSNHHRGTLKRNCDDNEMRNEVYHRKIISWFGDSPLAAFGLHQLIEHGKKSGKIAGDWYGPAVVAHILRKAVEEARDPELQGVTVYVAQDCTVYSSDVIDRQCSLTDSGKADTKAVIILVPVRLGGERTNMDYLEFVKGILSLEYCVGIIGGKPKQSYYFAGFQDDSLIYMDPHYCQSFVDVSIKDFPLESFHCPSPKKMSFKKMDPSCTIGFYCRTVQDFEKASEEITKHVAV; this is encoded by the exons ATGGAGGCCACAGGGACAGATGAAGTAGAAAAGATAAAATCAAAGTTTATGTCTGCATGGCACAACATGAAATACA GTTGGGTGTTGAAAACAAAAACTTACTTCAGTAGAAACTCTCCAGTCTTTCTGCTGGGAAAATGTTACCACTTCAAAACTGATG AATCTGGTGAACTCTCTACAGATGGGTCCAATTTTGATAAAATCAATGCAGAGATTTCAGGAAATGTCGAGGAGTTTCgtaaagattttatttctagAATATGGCTGACTTACAGAGAGGAGTTTCCTCAGATAAAGGGGTCCGCGTTAACCACAGACTGTGGTTGGGGTTGCACGCTGAGAACTGGTCAAATGCTGCTGGCTCAAGGTCTTATGCTTCATTTTCTTGGTAGAG CCTGGGTCTGGCCAGAGGCATTGGACATTGACAATTCCGATTCTGAATCGTGGACAGCCCATACAGTCAAAAAGCTGACAGCATCATTCGAAGCATCACTTACAGCAGAAAGAGAACCCAAGATCCTGTCAAATCATCATCGGGGAACATTAAAGAGAAACTGTGATGACAATGAAATGAGAAATGAAGtttatcacagaaaaataatttcttggttTGGCGACTCTCCGCTGGCAGCTTTTGGCTTACATCAGCTAATAGAACATGGAAAGAAGTCTGGAAAAATTGCTGGAGATTGGTATGGGCCTGCAGTTGTTGCACACATTTTAAG AAAAGCTGTTGAAGAAGCAAGAGACCCTGAGCTACAAGGAGTAACAGTCTATGTTGCTCAGGATTGTACAG TCTACAGTTCAGATGTTATTGACAGACAGTGTTCTCTTACGGATTCTGGAAAAGCAGACACAAAAGCTGTAATTATATTAGTTCCTGTGAGACTCGGTGGAGAGAGAACAAACATGGACTACTTAGAGTTTGTAAAG GGAATTTTAAGCCTTGAGTATTGTGTTGGTATTATTGGTGGCAAACCCAAGCAGTCATATTACTTTGCTGGATTTCAAG ATGACAGTTTGATTTACATGGATCCTCATTACTGCCAATCTTTTGTAGATGTCAGCATAAAGGATTTCCCTCTTGAG TCATTCCACtgtccttctcccaaaaagatgTCATTCAAAAAAATGGATCCGAGCTGCACGATAGGATTTTACTGTAGAACCGTGCAGGACTTTGAGAAGGCTTCTGAAGAAATAACGAAG CACGTGGCGGTATGA